A window of Magallana gigas chromosome 8, xbMagGiga1.1, whole genome shotgun sequence genomic DNA:
AATGAAAATTCCAAATTTAAATGCATATCTTAGACCTCATTTTTTGTCAATCACATTCAACTGCACAGTTTTGTTCaactttttttatctttaatataagagtaaatctctctctctctctctctctctctctctctctctctctctctctctctctctctctctctgaaagcGATATTTTCTCCTCACAGGTGGCACTGTGGATGTGACCAGTTACGAAGTATTGAAGGGGAAAGGCCTAAAGGAACTCTTTCCTCCGTCGGGCGGGGACTGGGGAGGAAACAGAGTCAATGAAGAATTCTTGTCACTTTTGGGTGATCTTTTTGGAACGgatgctttaaaagaatttagaCAGAGCAATTCAAGTGAATATCATGAACTCGAAAAGTCAATTGAGATCTCAAAAGGAATGCTcaaagatgatgatgatgacaccGACTTCACTTTGAAAATTCCAGGTGCATTGTGGAATATGGATCGACATCGCtctaaaaacaataataaaagtAACGAAATTACTAGAGAGGGAGAAACCTATAGAATTGAACAGAGAACGGACAAAATTCGTTTTTCTACAAAGCTGGCAAAagcatgttttaaacaacccaTATATTGTATTTTGCAACATCTGAGAAGCCTTTTGAATTGTTCCACTGGGAAGGGCATTGAACTGATCATTATGGCGGGTGGATTCTCAAATTCAATGATTCTTCTTGATGCAGTTAAAAAGGCGTTTCCAGACGTCCAGGTAGTCACACCGCACTTCCAAGAGGGGGAAGCTGCATGGTCCGTATTGAGAGGAGCTGTTTATTTCGGCCATGGGTCCAATCTAATAGAATACAGACGGTGCAAGAAGACCTATGGGTTTGAGGTCACTCTTCCTTATGACGTAAAGAAACACGGTGAACGACAACCAGTCAAAGTAAATGGAGAGAACCGGTgttataaagtttttaaaaagatcatAGAAAAAAATGAGCCGTTAAAAGAGAATGAAACACGAACAGAAACGGTTGGAATTGAACCAGATTGGGACGGAAATTTACAGTTCTATGCTTCAGACAAAAAGAATCCAGTTTTCACAGATGAAGAATCGTCTTGGATGTTCGGTAAAATTCACGTGGATAAACCATTTCCAAAGAAGTCTGGTCTAGAGATCAAAATTTTTTTCGGCATgagtgaaattgaatttgaagtAACAAATCCCGATAATggtataaaagttaaaaaacgTCTTCTGtttgatatatgatatataatttaaaaaaatattttatccaaACCTGGAAATTTGATCATACCAGAGAACAGCTGTGCAATTGCATATGCACAGGACTGCAGTTTATGCCTTAGAGATGACTCATGTGATGACCACGGTATCACAATTAGTAAATGAATTCGTTTGCTGATAATTTTATGTTAACCTCAGTGAGTTCTAAACCTTTAAATGACTCCAATAATTTTTGTTTCTACATTGTATGTAATTACAAAGCAAACTAAGTTGTCTTTTTATGTACTTCATAGACCTgacaaattatacatttttaagcGTGATCAAACTACTTGTATTCTATATCATAACTACACATTTACTGTTGCAAACGTGTTTTTGGACTCTCTACTTCACTGAAAATTACCTGTGCATCACGGTTATATAGAAAGATAAACTCATTAAGTTGCAAATAAGaccttaatttttattataattgttttaaggCATTTATAAGCTTCTTTTCCAATATACCATACCAGATAAATATTGTCCATTAGAAATATGATTTGGTTTATGGAATTTCACAGGACTCATGTTTACAGTTACCAGTGAAGATAAACTTTGCTTtaaagaagtacagttgaagAAATCGTATCAAAATAATAACGTTATTGTAATAAAACTTACATAATTTTCAACTTACCTATTAAGTggcaatattatttcattttatggtaaaatttctttttagaatCTGTGTCTTATAAAACACAtcattatataaagatatacatgttcCATCGTGTACTTTACTAAGTTCTCATAACATACAATTTTCATTTGAACAttcgaatttttaaaattttaatgcaaataaagaTAAATCTAATTATCAATTATACCATATAACAATCACATAGTGACTTATGCATGTCAATTTCAGTCAATTTCTTTGAATCACTTTTGTTTGGGAATTCTTCCCATCAAATAGAACTCTTGATTCGGTTTCAAGTTCATTAAAAATGCCATGCGATTAGACAATGCAAATAAAGCTGTGACTGCTCCAATATCCCATAAATCGTCTTTATCAAGACCATTCTTTGTAAGGTTTTCTATCTTATCCTCTGTGAGAAGCTGACAGCGGCACAAATCCATGGCAACATCCAAAATGGCGCGTTGTCGATCGTCGAGATCAGCTGTTTTCCAGTTTGCAGCAATCTGTATTTATTTAGATACAATGTAAGTATTATGTACTCATTTCGACACATTTTAGCAAGTTTCACCAACTGACAAATCAGAAAATATTggtgattttattttgaaattttttatcgaaatgaaaAAACTTAATTTAACTAGGTATTTGGGGGCATGTACAgctcttttaattttaaaataaaaatcttgagCCCATACAATTTCTGCTATTGATGCATTTCTGATATCAATAGTGTGAAATACTATGGTATTGTTTCCATTTATTAGGATCTTTTAAAAATAGGATTTTCTTAAAGACACGAATTACAACTCTCCATTCTTTTCTACATTACCCCACTGAAGTTATACACAAATCGATGCTGTAAGACAACGTTCctttctttaaattgtttttaattactttCTAATTACTAAACTTGTGATTATTCTGATTAAATCACATATATTTTGGGTTAAATATCCTCCATGTGTTACGACTGATccggaaaatgaaaaattttggttgaacgaCATTAAAAGTACATTACTTGCAGTTGTTTAAGACTTTTTGACGATTAAGTACGCACTATAAATATGCGGTTAataaaataacagaattaaCCGTTCCAAATGATATTACACACAGTACCACATTTGGTTTGTAAACCCAAAACAAATTCCCAGAAAAATAGGAAAATACATGATAATCATTTGAAACTGATATCTTATTAAGCCAACACATGTTCTACCATAGTTAGAATTTACATACGTGTACAATAGCAGTGCCATATTGTAAAGTTTGAGTTTACCGGATgccagtaaatacaaaatttacaacatgttgtaaattttgcatttactGCCATCTGGTAAACTCaaactttacaacatgacaacataGGACAGTATATTAAAATGAGTTACCGTTCTTATACCTAGGCAAACTAATTCACAAGAACAGAATTACCCTTACTAAGAGGTtcgtttgaaaaattgataaatcGGCGAGACTAcataatgtaataaatataaaatggaTAATCGGCAGAAAAgcaatatcattaaaattttacactgaGAACTGTGCACcaataataataaagatttttatacCTCATGTTAAGGCATGCCAAACCAACACTTTTTCTACCACTATAACATTTTACCAtcttatattttaatgtttcagTGTAATTTGTGTTTTCTAAGCAATTCATTTATCATAAGGGCATTTTATAGCAAAaacgttcttttttttttttactaatgggCAGTACTAATTTActtaatgcatatttttaatgttatcaTACGTAAATTTGGATATTATTGGGGATCCTATTGAAAATAAGCTTCCATGTTTTTATGGGTTATCCTGGTATCATAGCACAGTTTATATAGCActatttttgtaatgcatttaTAATGTCCCTCAAATACTACATCTTTTAAATTGCCATTAACAGTGTATATATGATGACAAAATACCAAGTAAGTATAATACATGTGTCTTGCAAATGCATCAACGACGtttgttcattttatgttttGCTATGGTTTCAATGAAGTTCAACGGGATGAAACAGACAATGAGaaaagaggtacatgtatatgactttTTCGTTTGTTGCGATGTCTAAAAAgcattgtttgaaaaattttcaggCACAAACAAGTTACACTCtccttaaaataaaaagaatacatgtaattattacaaaatattatttgaaaaacaagGGTGAAACTATGTTTcagatttattttaatgaaaagaagGAGTGTCCATGCCCCAAGTCCATGTGGTTTGAATAAAAGTTGTTCAGCAAAAACCTTTGACAtatagtgtatacatgtacatatttactgGCTATGAGAACGATAgtaagtttattgtcccccgaGACAGTAACTATTTAACGAGGCGAAGTCGAAGGAAATAATTGCTGTcgagggggacaataaacttgatTCCGTCCGAATAGCCATTAATAGGTATTTTATTACACCGAAGAAACTTTGAATTGTCGGCGATGCAGATTTTGTTGGTGAGAAACAAATAagagttatcggactttgaatttagCGTAGCGACTCAGAATCGAAAGCTTCGATGACTACTGggtattcaccatgggcagatagcatggaagTTATTTCACGGTTAGATAAAATAGCATGTTTATTCgtataattttacatagaaaatattcgcagaggtttaataaaaatactatTTTCTAAAGAACTGCGCTGCTCTTGAAGGAGTATATTTTCATTCGACATATTAATAATTTGGCTTACCTGGTCAGCAAGAAGAGGCTGTTTAGAATAGATTCGATGTAGGGCTCCGTGAGCCACAATACAGTAGAGGCAATGATTTTCTGCTGATGTAGCTAATACAATCATTTCCTTATCCGCCTTCGTCAAGTTCCCTGTCAGTGTCaccattaattaatatatttaatgtaaaatgtatgataatctGACTTTACTCTCacactaaaaaaaaagaattattcagAATTGTTGGAATGACAGCAAGAAATGCAACAAAATATATCCgatgtatgaaatatttttaacataatatacatttaattacgTTATGATGAAATGGAGAAATACTGTTAACAGTACCTTTGTTCACCCCCATTACAACATCATAATACTGCATAAAGGCTCGTAATTCGTCGGGTCGATATGACATAGCACGGAAAACATTGGGTGAAAATCCACTCTGgaagattaataaaaaaaaaaaaagaaagaaaggaaaATTGGTCAGTTATTCTTATTTGGAAAGTTACAAAAGGTTTAAAAGACTACCAAGAATGTAaacttggttttgtttttttaaataagtatcaaaatttttaaaggttaaGATTTAAATTACTATAAAAATAACTTCTATTGAATATTTCCTcaattaattctttgaaaataggATTTTGTTAATATAGTCACTGCCATGTGACCGGTGTTGCGtaaggtaaaaataaaaaacgcaaaaaaaaacccctctgAGATTGTAGCTTGTATccttcatattttattgaaaacgaCAATTAcgattgttatactttcatgttaaatactgaaatctgattggttaagacgcagttaataatattttctattaccctcagcgttagcaacgcacttagcaacgggtaacataaaaaatgttacatgcgcgaaaattatgcgcgtacggttcgctgtagaattcacgttattcctatataaaagcagtaaaattttcttaaaaaattaagacattcagtataacaaaataaatagtgcctgtttgggaggataacagttgaaattaacacccctcgaaaaccattgtcaacctccgcttcgcgtcggttgacaagggttttctcggggtgtcaatttcaactgttaccctcccaaacaggcactatttatataatacagctTTTCATCGTGGTTTTCTTCAAATCAAACCCGAAGCACCAAATTAAACTAAGCTATTATCATATAGCgtcattaaaagaattattttccaAAATCAGTGATCTGTAGGCTACTTCCATTTATTAGATCTTGATCttacctacatgtatctatacttataaattaaggcattttgcaaataagctacaaaatgcctgcaccagagtacttgcttacacctttgttatttcaacacatgtgagatgatgtccgtaaggtataattgaattttaactgatgagttatttttgtgaaattaatcaaaaacctatTTTAATTTTCGaaaacaagcccgaaatagcaaaaatgaaaaacgggttgactaattgacgtcatggcggaaagtgtagggcgaGTTAACCATCGGCTTTGACCAGCTACATCTACTTTGAATCTGACAACTTTGATTGAAATATGCATGCAAatcagaggcggatccagcaattttgaaaagggggggggggttccaattgatgaaaatcaatatgtgcaaaatacattatttgtcaataaacaaggccttttgaacgttttccgtgcgtaaatttaataaacaattatctCTGACATCAatatctatttcacatctattttaatatcagagtgcactgcattattgagcgttttggTTTAGGaaaggaagatttgcataatttcTAGCCATAAAAATAAACGagtctccagcaatgagaacgtgcgtctatgctatgcttaatagaaagaaacgctaagaaaccaaaaataattcagacTTTTTACGTcaagatattataaaaatgaatttttggtaaaaaaaaaaaaatatatatatgtctttgatgtttaaacTCTGaactatttaatatttattgattttgagttttatcgattgccttcttaaataaaggtctaaatgataggatataaCAAAAATGGGGATAGtttatctgctgaatagatGGAACATGTGTAATACAATTGTACAAGCAGTAGTCGTCCCAcggaacttgatgtgacctctgtataATGGATGCGCCACATCacccggtgtaatgaagaataatgacccccgtagaataatgaccgggggtcatttttcgacgtagaataatgaccccacggtcattattctacgcagaaaaatgaccccccggtcattattctacgtagaaaaatgacccctttgcctgaagaataagtgtcattttcataaaaataagcacactccacatgaagaaaagtgacccctgtagaataatgacccccttgtagattaaagttttttcttatttattttttttattatttgtgaaatagtctttacactattgtaatttttactgctacAGTTTACAGAAAGcgacagaaattataattcatattcaaataaacttaaagtgaaaaaagggtatatcttagaaataaaaatccttccgttataacaagacattgatgtattgcatcggggtatggttgtcatcttaaaggggcatggtcacgatttgagtcaacaattatttttccgattttaatgttcacaatgcttcagtaaggcattttcaaTAGGCAACTAAAATGtaagtgtcattcgttgagttataagcaagttacagaggttgcaattctttgctatgtaaacgaagcttttgtttacattttgaatgttgaagtgaaaattccaattttagacctaatgaatgtgttaaacgtaaggaactgtttatttatgcttaatatgaataagaagatagacaaatcagcttgaaaaagattttttactggtatattgaaccaatgtaaacaacgtcagggcacaagccttgtttacatgacaaagaatagtgagccctgtatcttgcttattactttacaactgaccctcaaattccatttgatcagtagaaatgctttccttaagcattgtaaataatgaaaacagaaaaataaaatttgaccaaaatcgtgaccatgccccttttacaattacatttacatatatcgatagggccacttcgaccttagggcgaagatgcaaagttgcaaaggcgatagtgtgaaggcgaaggagcaaaagtgcgaagatgcgacgacgaagcgcgaagatgtgatgcctaaagtgcgaaggtgcgaaggcgaaggagcgatactagctactatcgctccttcccaacttcgCAGTttggccttcgcatcttcgcactttcgccttcgccttttttgaatgcattcagcaagtctcggtcgattacatagaatttaatgcaggcaccgtacttGCCAAGGTATTCCGATTAATCCaggctattattggtacgcatgcgctaggccattgcGCTtaatatgaatgtttataaatattttaatgtgtacatgtgacatatatgtttaccagtgctggctatgcctaatcattatatagtCCACATAAAATTCAATGTccaccataatgtgtacatatgcacttccagactcgtGTCACTTACCAggtgtctgtttaccgtggaccaaacacagtaacattctaatttcattatgcgaaactccttgctcatgcatggatctagagggggagagcgggtccgtccccccccccccccggaaaatttaatattaataatttcacgcagtaaaaggggagagggggtcctgACCATATCCCcctggataatttaattttattaattttataggaaaagaaattccaaaatatgcctGGGAACCCTTAAACGACagagagctccgcaattataaaacataggtaatcacagattacaaggCTCACcaagacgaggcatcacctttatgggGCATCACCTTTAAAAGACCacatttatcatattatatgaaaaccatcctttataatcttggatattcatggattcttcGCCTCGCGATCtttgagattgatcaacccaatatatttccgtagtgagtcagtaactaacctaataattaataatattgtataatatagtatgatattgtatagaatgatactgtatcatatttaataaataatatgatattgtaatatatgatacaatataatttgacacaacattgtatcatatcaaatgatacaatatcatgggaaaaaataaaatattataaaatacaattatattgtacatattgtatcatatgatacaataatatatatgacaacgtcatacaatacaatttcatgtgatatgataacatatcatataaaccaatatcatattatacaacatcgtatgatacgatattttataatattacaatatcatatatacaatttcatttgatataattctatattacagaaaccaatatcatattatataatactgtatgatacaatatcatagaatatacaatattatatcataggatgcactattatatattgcaatatcatatgtaatagtatcatgtgattaaataattaatttataatacaatataatataatacaatattgtgtcataatttacaatattatacataacaatattatgatacaatatcatatcattaaatataagaaaggatacaatatcatatcgtatcatataacgttttacaatataacatatggtattatattgtctcctattaaacaatagtgtttcatatcatacaatactatatcataggaatcatgttttatcatttaacaacaaccacatatatctatcaagcaggcttgagtgaggtaggagatttctttagcatccttgataatggagatcaggctctgcatctgaagcaacctctgcgtttcatttataatatagttaaatcaactgtgcaagctatcatctataaaacatgtgatctGTTCTAAAACACTAAACCACATCAAGCATCATAAACCTATggttcagattcagcattcaagcctgtcaggtgcatcagtatcataagacgcaccatccatgcaaatttggtgaagttaggaccagtaataactacgatatcatcatcagaggacaccagcaattaaaacctttaccTCAAGCATCCCCAACCTAAGACTCTGATTTAGCATCCACGCCTGTCAGGCGCATCTGtttcataagacacaccatccattaaGGTTAGGTGAATTTAGCAAGTTTGGtaaagataggacaagtaattgcttagatacaggacctgcaacaaaaactttaaccagctccgggccccgacgccgggggtatagcattaGCTCCCCTTGACTTTGTCTCTGTGAGCTAAAAAGGGGAAAGCGCGAAaattcgaaggcgagagtgcgaagttgcaaaggcgaagaagcgatagtagtatcacttcttcgccttcgcaacttagcactttcgtcttcgcatcttcgcgcttcgccgtcgaatcttctatattcttcatattgttcatgaattatacttgcattgaggatttccactATTACTTTGGacacaataaagatcgtgtgatcaaaatcaagggggatatTAACCCCTTACATGGGCCCTAACCTCTTATCGAcgtttttagaaacaatcttttcttattataatcgatcagtgtttattatctattaagatttactatagtcaggtactcttcacacatttgctgcaaaagaataaagtctattcatgatcacaaatacaacattacaacaaatgtttagaatattgatgttcatgtattacgtataagaaaacaaaactaatacaaaatgatttttaaaaaaatcactttcctcaagaaatgtaaataagaagtattcatattcctacgttacctgcccccATAGTCTTTATCCAtcaagatatatacatgtatcattccaagattgacaattcattcaccaatgaatattgcttatataattacaacaattattctttcatgattattgttcgtaaATTATCACACAATACCCTCATTGAGTATGaatctttctttatttgcgtcatttcccgccgtatgtcgacgagagaagtgaCGT
This region includes:
- the LOC117689975 gene encoding heat shock 70 kDa protein 12A — encoded protein: MGNFTSTEKAEGKEVNAQQELDEDYLFVAAIDLGTTYSGYSFSSRDDHKSNPNSHHLRQWRDPSNNHVSNKTSTCILFDPKGEFNSFGFEAEKKFYHLAEDNKHEDWYFFKSFKMQLYKKNLDDLRDFQLTAQNGKTMYGLNVFSQSIRYLKDAFLRHFEEAGFKCEKQDIRWVLTVPAIWPEEAISFMRKAAEKAGIIEQQMKICLEPEAATIFTYESESKKHLFHPGRKFIVVDAGGGTVDVTSYEVLKGKGLKELFPPSGGDWGGNRVNEEFLSLLGDLFGTDALKEFRQSNSSEYHELEKSIEISKGMLKDDDDDTDFTLKIPGALWNMDRHRSKNNNKSNEITREGETYRIEQRTDKIRFSTKLAKACFKQPIYCILQHLRSLLNCSTGKGIELIIMAGGFSNSMILLDAVKKAFPDVQVVTPHFQEGEAAWSVLRGAVYFGHGSNLIEYRRCKKTYGFEVTLPYDVKKHGERQPVKVNGENRCYKVFKKIIEKNEPLKENETRTETVGIEPDWDGNLQFYASDKKNPVFTDEESSWMFGKIHVDKPFPKKSGLEIKIFFGMSEIEFEVTNPDNGIKVKKRLLFDI
- the LOC105319526 gene encoding uncharacterized protein, whose amino-acid sequence is MFISVLRTCIPRQVGGLMRSFARNVHWSPILMNSFSRFPVPDVKSLPDDVRIAMETTEEKSGFSPNVFRAMSYRPDELRAFMQYYDVVMGVNKGNLTKADKEMIVLATSAENHCLYCIVAHGALHRIYSKQPLLADQIAANWKTADLDDRQRAILDVAMDLCRCQLLTEDKIENLTKNGLDKDDLWDIGAVTALFALSNRMAFLMNLKPNQEFYLMGRIPKQK